One Deinococcus planocerae DNA segment encodes these proteins:
- the rplI gene encoding 50S ribosomal protein L9, with protein MQVILLEPGRLGKTGDVVTVKPGYARNFLIPRGMASPANAANMRTLEAQVRARQKQQAKDKAQAEDLASRLNGVAVELSVRAGEGKIYGAVTHADVAGALDRLGFDVDRRRIEMPKTVKEVGEYDISYRAHPEVTIPLKLVVHGQK; from the coding sequence ATGCAAGTGATCCTTCTCGAACCCGGTCGCCTGGGCAAGACCGGCGACGTGGTGACCGTTAAGCCCGGCTACGCCCGCAACTTCCTGATTCCCCGCGGGATGGCGTCCCCTGCCAACGCGGCGAACATGAGGACCCTGGAGGCCCAGGTCCGCGCCCGCCAGAAGCAGCAGGCGAAGGACAAGGCCCAGGCCGAGGACCTCGCCAGCCGTCTCAACGGCGTCGCCGTGGAACTCAGCGTCCGCGCGGGCGAGGGCAAGATCTACGGCGCCGTGACCCACGCCGACGTGGCGGGGGCCCTCGACCGCCTCGGCTTCGACGTGGACCGCCGCCGGATCGAGATGCCGAAGACCGTCAAGGAAGTCGGCGAGTACGACATCTCCTACCGCGCCCACCCCGAAGTCACGATTCCGCTCAAGCTCGTCGTGCACGGGCAGAAGTAA
- the rpsR gene encoding 30S ribosomal protein S18 translates to MTQSSNTERKPRPKGPKRPRKPKVDPFSIGELEITDYKDVKMLRRFVSDTGKILPRRRTGLSAKHQRRISQTIKIARQLALLPYTEKLVRK, encoded by the coding sequence ATGACGCAGAGCAGCAACACGGAGCGCAAGCCCCGTCCCAAGGGGCCCAAGCGCCCCCGCAAGCCCAAGGTCGACCCGTTCTCGATTGGGGAACTGGAGATCACCGATTACAAGGACGTGAAGATGCTTCGCCGGTTCGTTTCCGACACCGGCAAGATCCTCCCCCGCCGCCGCACCGGCCTCTCGGCCAAGCACCAGCGCCGCATCTCGCAGACGATCAAGATCGCCCGCCAGCTCGCGCTGCTGCCCTACACCGAGAAGCTGGTCCGGAAGTAA